ttaagtaaaaaatgagGATGCAAAAGTGtaccaaataaaattacaaaaacttTAAAAGTGTACCAAACAAAAAACCACTAAAAGCAtccatttttttggaatacaaaAGGAGGGAGAATCCCGAAGCTGTCAGACAACAAAAGAAAGAGATAATAGCCTACGCCGTCTCATAGACGAGACACGGAAACACAGCTCCTAACTGGTCATTGAGGACTAAGATCTCGCAGCCCGTTGGGGAAACAAAAAGCATTCTATCTGCCCTACTTTTAGGGACGCTCGATCTTATGACTTCTCATATGgaatcactacatgtcatttgagtACAAAGTATTTGGCATATTAAaagttatataaatatacaaaaagacaaataataaaaatccagCAAAATTGTACGTAGCTTCATAGCACCaaagaattttgaaaattgagtggGTGGAAAAGGGAGACGCATTGTTGACCTATTGCAGCCTCCAATTGTGACCATCATCAATTTTCAATGGGGTTAGTGGAAAGCTACTTTGACCAAAATAACCCTGCATCAATCAATCAAatactttaaattatttttttccaaagttGACTTTTCAAATCTCacccaataaaaataaaaaataaaaaatccccTAGATTTGGTCTATTTATCCCCTCAAGGGCTCAAACAAACCAAACCCATTAgcacactaataataataatataaataataataaatcatttcttaaaaaaaaaaagaataaagttataacttatcatacaaatatttaAGATTGAGTGAATAGTATAATTGAgaacataataaaaaattaattgaacttCCTTACACCATCAAAATAGATGAACCCAACTGTTTTGGTGATTAGGGGACCTGTAGTCATTATTAAAGAGTGTGCATTGAATAAACTTAACTATTGTGTAATAGCTTATAGATTACATATGAAAGGTAAATTGCACAAGGAAGATAATGTGTGACATACTCGACCGCACATGAGATATAAATCGCAATATGAATAATATGTGCGACAGactcaactaaaaaaaaaatgttgacaaGAGTTGTATCGTAATATTCAAGTTCAAGAGTCATGCTTAATCTACTCGGTTACtcttttttcaagaaaattgaaTACAAATGTTACTTCTTTAGTGGGTTGTTGTTGATGTGGTAATTAATATATGCCTTTCTAATATGAGTACTTAATTTTTGACATTCCCATCGAATATTACATTCCTACAAGTGATAGCACTTTGTacattttaaaactaaattttgacaatttaaaaagttaaaaggaTTGAATTTGATCAAATAGATAAATTGcaccttaatttaattatatgaaaaCCTATCCAATGCCTGGTGGTGTACCGGTCTGGCGTGGCAATTTGGAGGGTGAGAGATTGGACGACCTGTTTGGCTTTATTGAGGCCTTGGTCGTTTGTCCCAGTGATATTATCCGCCCCTTCTTGCCTTATAGGGCCGGTCGAGCACTCTATTTTCTTTGTCCAATTCCGTCTTACCAAACAAGACTGACTTCTTACCAACCCGCGAAGGGTTGTGAGGCTGGACCAGGTACGAAGAATTCATCTATATCTGTGTACGGAAGTTGCTGGCCGGCGGCCGCTCATCGTTTGCCCCAATGATGGCCTTTTTGATCTCATTCGTATTCTGATCGAAGAAAGAAGGAAGGAGGCTAGTCCCCGAAAATGCCAATCTATGAACCACAGAGCGCTAAACAGACAAGCACTCCCTCATCTAATGTCTTAGTTGCCTAGTAGAGTCAGGAACTCGGAGCCTATCACAGAAGAGCTCCCCGGGGTCCTCTCAAGCGCCAAGGGCTCGATACCCTATATGTGCTTACCGAAGGAGATGAGCTTGATGCCCTTTCTTAATAGAATAGAGGGATGCTCTCAGCTAGCCTCAAACTTTGGAACAACTTGCCAAGTTATGTAGTAGTACCATATGTTTCATATctgtttaaatataataaagttttCTTGTAGTTCCGCTTCttgcaaaaaaaatgaagaaagactTGTTGTAAATCGCCGGTTAGTCTCAGCTTTTGGCCCCTCGGGTACTATTTTCCCCGTAGGCTTTCCAATGGCGTGTTTCCGGCACGCCCCATCGTCCCTGGCTGGTCTACCCTGCGAGCCGGTCATATCGTTTCTACTTTTTCGGGAAAACCGGCATGCcatttatttaaatgttatttattcAAACTTTGGtttaaaaattgatgaaagaattaattaatactccatctgtcccattttacatgtcctgtttactattcattggtcaaatcaactctttctccattgcttattttctttaggaatttttaattatttttaaatttgattttttttgtgtttaatagtacttctaatgtagtttctaaatatataaattttttttatactaatactaaatttaatattatgaaaaattgaattgaaaataacttaagtcaagcctcgttaaccgaatcagacaaacaaaatgggacggaggtagtataatTTTATGTCacctaaaatatgaaattaaggATGCCATAATTTTTTCAGTACTACCTGTAAtatgttttattgttttttttagtattactgactctgttacaatataatatctgttcatagctactttctcaacctactgaagcacaaagagtcaacagttacctccactgaggctccaTCAACCATGTTGGAGTATAAACTGGAACACCGAGTGCCATTAGAATACAAAATTTTTGACatgtttcattatttataaCTACTCTCTTAACTTACCGAGACTTCTCGTTTAAAAGAGTCATTTAGAAAGTAAAGTcgcactttaaaaaaaattgagatgttaaaaaacaaaaaattaaccaaaagaactgctgttttcaaaaaaaaaaaaaagccaaaagAACTGCTCTGCATAAATACAAGGAAAAGGTgaaattgcaaagaagaaagaTTCTTCTTCCACCAAAAGCTTTTTTTGCCCATTCGCCATTTCCAAAATCGAttctttcattttcctttttctctctctatctcttctGGTTTTTTTGTCGTATATCTACTACGGCTTCATAGCTAAACAGATCAAACTCAAAGCTCAAGATCAAAGAGCAAACCTAGAGTCAGAAGTCGGGTCGGGTTAGGCAACTGATTGGAAGAAGCTATGGCAGCAGCTACTGGTTCTTTGTCATGGTTGGTGGTTGCAGTGGTGGTAGTGGCCCTCGCAGGGAGAGTTGCCGGAAATTCAGAAGGGGACGCGCTCTACGCGCTGCGCCGGAGCTTGTCCGACCCGGATAACGTGCTCCAGAGCTGGGATCCCAATCTGGTGAACCCTTGCACCTGGTTCCACATCACCTGCAACCAAGACAACCATGTTACCCGCGTGTGAGTCCACTGTTTCTtcctttgctttttttttttttttttgaagataatcctttgctttatttaaaatttcaatttttagtatttttgtttttcttccaaTTGTTAAGCCATTAGTACCAAATTAATTAGCTATTTAGCTTGCTAGATGGAAAAtacaagtttttgtttttatttttagtgttgttgatttgctgattttttttttaaatacttcttctttaatttggtCAATGAAATATTGAGGGAGATTAGTGAGTATGAATCTTTTGCTTGTTTTTCTGGAAAAATTAACAGTTCATTTGATGATTGTTTGGAATTCAAATATGGCAGAGCATTTGCGTCAGATTAAGTATTGGTTAATAGATATTTGTGGGAGAAGGGTATGGTATTAATAAATagttcttgtttttgttttttcccaaGTAATTTATGAATGTAAATAAGTTGGTTGATTGATGACTGTTTTGACTTAAAAGTTGGTTGAGTATTGTGATTAGAATCAGTACTGGTAGAGTAATGAGTAAAATTATTCTATATAGTGCTTCCTAGCTGAAAATCCTGAAATATGATTACCTAGGCTAAACTATGGATGTTCATGTGGAATCCGTAAATAACATATTGAATTGTTGCTTGTGATTTAGTTGACTAATGGTATTAGTGGATTGTGTTCCTTTCTGTTACTGATATTTGCTAATTTGATTGGGAAGCAATAAAATACAGATAAAACTAGGTAGCTCCTGAAGAAGTTTGCATTTGGATTACTTAACAGCAAAgcataattttgaataaaacaGTGAATAGTCTTTTATAACATGGTCAATCGGTTATTCGGTTATATATGTGATAAGGGTGGGATGACAATGAAGGAAACTTTAGAAAGGAGCAAGTATACTGTCGGTCTTATGATGTTACCTATGCATTTCTTACAAGATTTGTAATTAAGACTTGGGAGCTTTTTGTTTACTTATTCATCagcaaatattaattttagtacTCTTCTGCATTTAATTCTTTTTGCTCTTATTTCTCGTCTGCGAAAGTGTTGTCTTATTTTCAGCTGTTAATCGATAGCAATTAATCAATTATGGGTTATATAGAATCTCATGGGTGTAATATCTACTGCAGGGACCTTGGAAACTCGAACTTATCTGGCCATCTGGTGCCTGATCTTGGGAAGCTTGAGCATTTGCAGTATTTGTGAGTATTTCTAAGATTCTTCATTGCATTTTGTGTCTGGACAGATTGTCTTTGCACTGTGTTAATATGCGATGTGGAGATTTATTGTTTGGTCTTATAGAATGATACTGTTCTTTGAAATTAAGGCATACTTCACAGCTAATGATGGGAGATCTTTATTTGCCCAGGGAACtttacaaaaataacattcaggGCACAATTCCGGAGGAGCTTGGTAACTTGAAGAACCTTATAAGTTTGGATTTGTACAACAATAATATCTCTGGAACTATTCCTCCTTCATtgggaaagttgaaaagtcTTGTATTCCTGTAAGTTTTAGTTTTTATGCCTAGTATAGTAATGTTTAATCCCTGTCCCTTCCCCCATGTCCTTGTAAAAGGCCTAAAAAAGGGTTGGAGATGAGGACGGGgtctttaattatttgaattagcCGTCTCTACTCTCCTCCAGAAgccattattttctttaattttgatttctattatatatttatatttgcttAGGGTTATAATATTTGACATATCATTATCACTTCCCCAATGCACATCTGATGGATGAAATATCACACGAGTACCAGAATATATTGATTGGAAgtaatacaatttacttttGCAGGCGTTTTAACGATAATCAGTTAACCGGGAGAATTCCAAGGGAACTTGCTAGTATTTCTACCCTTAAAGTTGTGTAAGTGGATTTTAACTAGTCAATTTTATTGTTATCAATTTATCACTTGTTCATGTATTatagttttcttttttatacCACACCTtttatctttttccttttccagGGATGTATCaaataacaatctctgtggaaCAATTCCAACTAGTGGTCCCTTTGAGCATATTCCACTAAACAAGTAACACtctatctttatttatttatttatttatttatttcaaaattcttaTTCGTTTGTtgtaaaacaaaaatttcaaatactCTGCACAATGTAAGAAGggttatttttgtgtttatttttgCTGAACCTAACTAGATGAATCACTATATCCACTACTCATACAATCAATTTAGTAGTTGACTAAGAGTGCTCTACTTAcagccgagaggttggaggttcgatcctcaaacccttgGATTtaagccggtcagctatgggtaacctaagctggtttacctccttgtggtcctttgcccgctaggatcacagggcgaggagaaaacctcgttaaaagaatTTAGTAGTTGACTAACCCCAAAAGGGGTGGCTGAGTGGATTGAGCATGATTCTCATACTTAAAGGTCACGAGTCATAGGAGCGGGGTTTACCCATGCACACTCTTGGACAGTGATTGCGGGTTTCCCTTGACTAGATTGGTTTTAATTATCTGTCTGTCGTGTTTCTTTGTGCATTGTTATAGCTTAAGTTGCTTTTATTCGATGCTTAGTGGTTTTTCTTTCCTCCGATATTCAATCACAGCTTCGAGAATAATCCTCGGCTGGAAGGCCCGGAGTTGATGGGGCTTGCAAGCTACGACACAAACTGCTCATAAAGACGTCGTTGAATTGACTCGTCGAACTGCCACTGTGTCTGGAGGTTTACATATTGTTTCCTTAAGTAAATAGGTACCTCTGTACTGCCCTAAGATGATTGAAAGCTGTAACTTTAATCAGTTACCGTTGATGTAGGATTGCTATCAAGGTTGACAAAGATTgtgtaatattgttatattgtACTGATGCCAACAGTAAATTATGGCCATGTTGTTAGTCAATCATGTTGTTGTATATGTTGCTTGCTTATTCATACCACTTCATAAACGTTTTAGGATCCTTTTCCGTGATTAAGATGCAAGGAAGGATTTTTCTTCCACATTCATTAAAATTTGGGAAAATAAaagttcaattctttttttttttttggatgatagaaaatattttatttattatccaAGGGTGTGTAGCTAGGGAATAAATCTCATCCTTTGTAATCCTATGCAATTATTCACAAACTATACATGAAAAATAAAtcgtataaaaaaaatttatatgacAAGTTCAACCCTTTGTATAATCATGTGTAATAGTTCGCAGACCTTCTAATATGTTTATAAGAGGTGCCCCTCCCCCCTCCACTAGTAGATTTATGACCAAATCATACTTGAAGTGGACCGGGGTAGCATGCTTATAAGAGGTGCCTCTTCCCAATAGTTATACCTATACCATGGACTGGGTTCACCTATTAAAGTGGATCAGGGTCCATAGAATAATTCCCCAACCCCCTTCTTGGTCGGGCCAAATTTAACTGGTTTAAAATTTAGAGGTTATCATGGACTTGTTTAAGATCAAATCAACTCCGAATCAAATCGAGATTAAATGATCCACTTAGCAGTCATATATTCAAGTTTAGacccaaaaatcattttccaagaaacaaaaattaaagtggatgctttaaaatagtaaaaaaacatacattattttaacattgtaatagagtttaCATACTTCATGGTGGAACCCAAACTAAGCAACATTACTTCAAGGAGTTTATGTAACTTTATATAGGAACATATTTTTGGTGCATTGCATGAATATATTTCTTATATGGGCACAAACTGAAACGGGCCAAGAACGGTGGTCGCCACCAGTCCCAGCACGGTCTGAACCAAATTGGCCGCCACCGTGACGACGGCGCGTAGGAGTCCGGGGCGGCCGAGGAGCTCGCAGCCGACTATGGGCGTGTGAACGATGGCTTCACACGGGGCTGGCGATTGATCAAACGCGATTCCTTCTAAGGCAGTAAGTATGGCATTAAACACTCCGTTACCGTCCGTTAGGATCTGGGCAAGCGGCTCCGTGCGAGCGCCGTTACAAACTATCGTGACATTGACGCCGGCGAGGCCGCGGCCCGGGAGGTTGCCGGTGGTGGAGCACGCCACCACGCCGCGGACCCACAGCCCGGCCACGTTTTGGCCGAAGATGGTAACGCCGTTAGCTAACGGTGCGTTGTGGGTGAGGAGAAAGGTGAGGAGTAATAGAGGGATTAACTTGGAAGTCATATTCTTGAGATTTCTAAAGTTGATATGGTGTGTGTGTTAGTTTGAGCCAGCTCTTTGAAGCCCTTTTAtagtgaaaaaaaaacacaagaaaaaatgtggaaaaaagaaaagggaaaatagtgagaaaacattatataactatatatgaaGATTATGCATATAGTAGGGCAAGGTAATGAGGTTGTGACCTTTTCCCTTCTGGTTTGGAGTTACCTATTGATcttttaattgaacttttacCTCATCGAAATCTTTTATTGGTAAGGGTATACTGAATATGCCTGCTTTATGTAATGCACACCCTTAAATATAGATGATAGACTGCTTTATGTAATGCACACCCTTAAATATATAGATGATAGACTTTACGATGAGCTGGTCCAATAATGAGTTTAATTTGTGACCTCACCAAGATCACAAATTTAGCTCCTATTAGTTAAAGGTTGTCTTTTAATTAGCCTCGTTCCCATGAGTTGAACCAGTAGTGGTTTACTTTCTCTGAATCCTTTGTTGGTTACAAATTTAGAGACGGATATCATCCCGTAGACACTTTTAAGTAACATTTGTGgacttttaaaaaaagaaagagagaaaaagattATAAATAGTAGCTTAGTATTTATAGTAGTGTAGGtgttgcatgcatgcatgggtATGAAGTCAAAAGCAGATGCTGAAGACAGGGAGAGTTCCAGCAGTAGACCGGCAGAGATCTTGTTTGCTTTCCTCATCCTATTCATCATCATATCGATCATCTACTAccaactttttctttaaaaaaaaaaaaaagaattatatatgattttctATTTGGTTGGGCATTAATTGTTCAGTGTAAGGAAGGTTGGCATGTAAGGAAGCATTATCTTGGTGACTTGGTTGAAGGACAAGGCCGGGATTGGATCGATCggagcaaatatatatatatcattaattgtATAGAAACAAACTCTCTGAATAATTGCTTAGCTTGGGCATTAATTGTTCAGTGTCTGACTTATACtattttgatcatatatatTGTGTGAACTAACATTTTcatctaaaagaaaaaaagaattcatAGTTTGCTGTAATTCATGTCTCAATAAGCTAAACTCCAACAACCTAAAATTTCCTTTCTCCATTCTTTTGGCCTCGTGAAGCATCAGATCGATCAGATTTAACTAACTATATATTGTAACATGCATGGGCTACTTCTGCTCATTCTACATTATTAACTGTGTgttttgctatatatatatatatatatatatatatatatatatatatatatatatatatatatatatatatatatatatatatatatatattcgatcaaaagtattatattttcgatcaaaagtattgtattttccataataagtaatgttcgCCTTACttataacgaaaaatataatacttttgaggaaaaaatgtaatacttttaaatcgagaTGTAaattacatttaccattataacCACCAGACCAACTTGGTTAAGGTTAGGTCGGTGGAGGCGTGCAGCATAATTAACGTACTAAAAGAttacgagtttgattcttaTCGAACACTTTTTCTCTCGAATTCGTCGCATATACTATTACACAACAATAGAGTTTACCCATAATAATTTCTcgacacacaaaaaaaaaataaaaaaatccatcGAGCTATTATACAAGACCAAATTAAGTTTACATATAGTAAATACTAACTTCTCTTCAATCTCTTGTCACTCAAATGActcaataacaacaacaacaacaacaacaacaacaacaataataataataataataaataaataaataaataaaaagagccGTGTCCATTATGACACTACAAGGTACGATGATGCATGtttggtttctttttttttttttttagtactacaatCTAACCTATACATAGTATCTGCATGCATGTTTGGTTTCAGATTAGACAACTTGAAAAAGACCTAGGTCCATATGCTTTATGTctatatatgctatatatatatatatatatatatatatatatatatatatattacatacatataaaaaaaatattaccttAAGTTGTAATACAGTATatgagaaaaataatatattttattaactttaagaatatttttaaaatttttaataattttatgtgAAGAAAATTACGATACTTAATTAGAGGTATATTGAGTgagtttgatggtctaatttataaaattgtcACGTATTTTTTTCTTAGTTTCGAGCCGTTGATCACCACATATCGACAACTAATTAAcattaatctaatttttttacAAGCTAAGAAGCATTGTTATTACTTGAACCGCTTTCTCTCTCCATATATATGTAAACCAAGTCACACCTACACTCTgagtaaaaagttaaaaaggaaACGGTTGATTAAGAAAAGAATCAATATCATGTAAacccaattttttattttttttgaaaatatgtaaacCCAATTTAAAGACACGTGAATATGGTGAGTTGTCATCTAATGTATCCAAATTTATCTTTCTACGAATATACCTAATGAAATGAGTCCAAGAGGTCTCATATTGCTTCAAAATCTTCTATTTTAGCACAACAACAAATCATAATAGGTAACAGCTCAAAACACTGCCGTGAAGCTTGACATAATCTCCACCCtttgcttttttactttttcaataaagaaaaatgaaagatttttcttgtcaacaatttttttttttcctaaaagaaagaatgaaagaaaattaaataatgactaattgattgaaatttgATGGTTTGTTTTATTAGCTGATTTGTCGGCAATCAAATGTAC
This region of Ipomoea triloba cultivar NCNSP0323 chromosome 15, ASM357664v1 genomic DNA includes:
- the LOC116007004 gene encoding leucine-rich repeat protein 1-like; the protein is MAAATGSLSWLVVAVVVVALAGRVAGNSEGDALYALRRSLSDPDNVLQSWDPNLVNPCTWFHITCNQDNHVTRVDLGNSNLSGHLVPDLGKLEHLQYLELYKNNIQGTIPEELGNLKNLISLDLYNNNISGTIPPSLGKLKSLVFLRFNDNQLTGRIPRELASISTLKVVDVSNNNLCGTIPTSGPFEHIPLNNFENNPRLEGPELMGLASYDTNCS